In Janthinobacterium sp. J1-1, a single genomic region encodes these proteins:
- a CDS encoding serine hydrolase domain-containing protein, with product MNQTMLRWLGGWMGGLLLGSTAMAAAGEVGKVKLDNQLAAIVGDVRQPLASLSVLAIRRGQPVYQQQFGDRYLPAQGGQSLPVTADTLFRIASVSKMMTTLALMRLVEQNKLQLDQDVGIYLGFSLRNPYFPTQAITLRSLLSHTSSLRDAAGYSWGAERSLRDVFTAGGDAMWANNAAPGRYFSYANLNWGVIGTVMEKVTGERFDRLMRRLLLAPMGLRGGYNPAEFSPGELNDMATLYRKRPADSETWNPDGPWIAQADDVHVQAPVQPAGLDNYVIGSNATLFSPTGGLRISAADMGKVMQMLLAGGRYRGQQLLQPASIALMFTKQWQLAADGGNGDSDQGLFRAWGLGNQQFDADGARGNGLVAEARFSAAGHLGDAYGLRSAFVLDFANRNGMIYLIGGTGSDPDQQRGPHTALSRPEEAVLDALYHGAIVNLD from the coding sequence ATGAATCAGACGATGCTGCGGTGGCTCGGCGGCTGGATGGGCGGATTGCTGCTCGGTAGCACGGCAATGGCGGCGGCAGGCGAAGTGGGCAAGGTCAAACTCGACAATCAGCTGGCGGCCATCGTCGGCGACGTGCGCCAGCCCTTGGCCAGCCTGTCGGTGCTGGCGATACGCCGTGGCCAGCCTGTGTACCAGCAGCAATTCGGCGACCGTTATCTGCCGGCGCAAGGAGGGCAAAGCCTGCCCGTCACTGCGGACACCCTGTTTCGCATCGCCTCGGTCTCGAAAATGATGACCACGCTGGCACTGATGCGGCTGGTGGAACAGAATAAATTACAGCTGGACCAGGACGTCGGCATCTACCTGGGCTTTTCCCTGCGCAACCCGTACTTTCCCACACAGGCGATTACCCTGCGCAGCCTGCTCAGCCATACCTCGTCGCTGCGCGATGCGGCTGGCTATTCCTGGGGCGCCGAACGCAGCCTGCGCGATGTCTTTACGGCCGGCGGCGATGCCATGTGGGCGAACAACGCCGCACCGGGCCGCTATTTCAGCTACGCCAACCTGAACTGGGGCGTGATCGGCACGGTGATGGAAAAGGTCACGGGCGAACGCTTCGACCGCCTGATGCGGCGTTTGCTGCTGGCGCCGATGGGCTTGCGCGGCGGCTATAACCCGGCAGAATTCTCTCCGGGCGAACTGAACGACATGGCCACGCTGTACCGCAAGCGGCCAGCCGACAGCGAAACGTGGAACCCGGACGGCCCGTGGATCGCACAGGCCGATGATGTCCATGTACAGGCACCCGTACAGCCGGCCGGACTCGACAACTATGTGATCGGCAGCAATGCCACACTCTTCAGCCCCACCGGCGGCCTGCGCATCTCGGCGGCGGACATGGGCAAGGTCATGCAGATGCTGCTGGCCGGCGGACGCTATCGGGGCCAGCAACTATTGCAGCCGGCCAGCATCGCACTGATGTTTACAAAGCAATGGCAACTGGCGGCGGACGGCGGCAATGGCGACAGCGATCAAGGACTGTTCCGTGCCTGGGGCCTGGGTAACCAGCAGTTCGATGCGGATGGCGCACGCGGCAACGGGCTGGTGGCAGAGGCGCGCTTTTCCGCCGCCGGCCACCTCGGCGACGCCTATGGCTTGCGGTCCGCCTTCGTGCTCGACTTTGCCAACAGGAACGGCATGATTTACCTGATCGGCGGCACCGGCAGCGATCCGGACCAGCAGCGCGGCCCGCATACCGCGCTGTCACGGCCGGAAGAGGCGGTGCTCGACGCGCTCTACCATGGCGCCATTGTCAATCTTGACTAA
- a CDS encoding D-amino acid dehydrogenase — protein MQQQQVIIIGGGVVGLTSAWWLAEAGYKVTVLERNAQVGTAASYRNGGQLSYRYVAPLADAGVPLKALQWLLQKDGPLRFRPEADWRQWRWMASFLRNCNAASNARTTAKLLELGELSRAGMAQLEWAVPPEAYAWRDAGKLIVYRSPSIFQRAVARPESEEARLVLTPEQAVQREPALAALQKSLAGAIFTEGEAVADCHAFCLALEARLRQHPNCALLLKGEAHKLVLRNGKVTGVETSLGLLDADQYVLAAGIQSRDLAATAGIYLPLYPLKGYSLTATIRAQDLAPAISITDFERKVLYARIGGALRVAAMVDMVGADTSITPARIAGLKRLAREAMPQAADYESATAWAGLRPATPNSAPLVGASKYPNLWLNVGHGPLGFTFAAGTARILADLMAGKAPPFALDFLQPKA, from the coding sequence ATGCAGCAACAACAAGTCATCATTATCGGTGGCGGCGTCGTCGGCCTGACGTCGGCCTGGTGGCTGGCCGAGGCCGGCTACAAAGTCACGGTGCTGGAACGCAACGCACAGGTCGGCACCGCCGCCAGCTACCGCAATGGCGGCCAGCTCAGCTATCGCTACGTGGCGCCGCTGGCGGACGCCGGTGTCCCCCTGAAAGCGCTGCAGTGGCTGCTGCAGAAAGATGGACCGCTGCGCTTCCGCCCGGAAGCGGACTGGCGCCAGTGGCGCTGGATGGCCAGTTTTTTGCGCAACTGCAATGCCGCCAGCAATGCCCGCACCACCGCCAAGCTGCTGGAACTGGGCGAACTGAGCCGCGCCGGCATGGCCCAGCTGGAATGGGCGGTGCCGCCCGAAGCCTATGCCTGGCGCGATGCGGGCAAACTCATCGTCTACCGTTCACCCTCCATTTTCCAGCGCGCCGTAGCCCGCCCCGAATCGGAAGAGGCGCGCCTGGTATTGACGCCGGAACAGGCCGTGCAGCGCGAGCCGGCCCTGGCGGCGCTGCAAAAGTCGCTCGCTGGCGCCATCTTTACCGAAGGCGAAGCGGTGGCCGACTGCCACGCGTTTTGCCTGGCGCTGGAAGCGCGGCTGCGGCAACACCCGAATTGCGCGCTGCTGCTCAAGGGCGAAGCCCACAAATTGGTGCTGCGCAATGGCAAGGTGACGGGCGTCGAGACCAGCCTGGGCCTGCTGGACGCCGACCAGTACGTGCTGGCGGCCGGCATCCAGAGCCGCGACCTGGCCGCCACGGCCGGCATCTATCTGCCGCTGTACCCATTGAAAGGCTACAGCCTGACGGCGACCATCCGCGCGCAGGATCTGGCGCCCGCAATCAGCATCACGGACTTCGAGCGCAAGGTACTGTATGCGCGCATCGGAGGGGCGTTGCGCGTGGCGGCCATGGTCGACATGGTGGGCGCCGATACCAGCATCACGCCAGCCCGCATTGCCGGCCTGAAGCGGCTGGCGCGCGAAGCGATGCCGCAGGCGGCCGACTACGAGTCGGCCACGGCCTGGGCCGGCTTGCGGCCGGCCACGCCGAACAGCGCGCCGCTGGTCGGCGCCAGCAAATACCCGAACCTGTGGCTGAACGTGGGCCACGGCCCATTGGGCTTTACCTTTGCGGCCGGCACGGCGCGCATCCTGGCCGACCTGATGGCCGGCAAGGCGCCACCGTTTGCGCTGGACTTCCTGCAGCCCAAGGCCTAG
- a CDS encoding YchJ family metal-binding protein: protein MSNSSLPTACPCGGGAYATCCGPYIAGSALPPTAETLMRSRYTAFTLRDEPYLRATWHASTCPSDALFAEEEKVQWLGLEVKSALRLRQRKAESADQAEEIHRDTVEFVARYKVKGRAHRLHEVSRFVREADTGGTVRWLYLDGSFPE from the coding sequence ATGTCCAACTCGTCTCTTCCCACCGCCTGCCCCTGCGGCGGCGGCGCCTATGCCACTTGCTGCGGCCCGTATATTGCGGGCAGCGCCTTGCCGCCCACGGCCGAAACATTGATGCGCTCGCGCTACACGGCATTTACCCTGCGCGACGAGCCATATTTGCGCGCCACCTGGCATGCCAGCACCTGCCCGAGCGATGCTTTATTCGCCGAAGAAGAAAAAGTCCAGTGGCTGGGACTTGAGGTAAAATCTGCTTTACGTTTACGTCAACGTAAAGCAGAATCTGCCGATCAGGCCGAAGAGATCCACCGCGATACCGTCGAATTCGTGGCCCGCTACAAGGTCAAGGGCCGCGCCCACCGCCTGCATGAAGTGAGCCGCTTCGTGCGCGAAGCGGACACTGGCGGCACCGTGCGCTGGTTGTATCTCGACGGCAGTTTTCCCGAATAG
- a CDS encoding carboxyl transferase domain-containing protein, translating into MPHIESKLNPRSDDFKANVAAMQAIVDDLRDKVERIAAGGGEAAAAKHLARGKLLPRDRVQMLLDPGTPFLEFSQMAAYAMYQDANGVDAAPAAGIITGIGRVSGQECVIVCNDATVKGGTYYPMTVKKHLRAQEIADQNNLPCIYLVDSGGANLPNQDDVFPDRDHFGRIFYNQANLSAKGIPQIAVVMGSCTAGGAYVPAMSDESIIVKEQGTIFLGGPPLVKAATGEVVTAEDLGGGDVHTRLSGVVDHLAQNDLHALSLARTIVSNLNRKKSQQMALRESIEPHYPPQELYGVIPVDTRKPFDVREVIARIVDASAFDEFKARYGTTLICGFAHIHGIQVGIIANNGILFSESALKGTHFIELCCQRKIPLVFLQNITGFMVGRKYENEGIARNGAKMVTAVATAAVPKFTVIIGGSFGAGNYGMCGRAFSPRFLWMWPNARISVMGGDQAASVLATVKRDGIEGKGGAWSADEEAAFKQPIKDQYEHQGHPYYATARLWDDGVIDPADTRMVLGLGLSAALNAEIPETKFGVFRM; encoded by the coding sequence ATGCCGCACATCGAAAGCAAACTCAATCCGCGCAGCGACGATTTCAAGGCCAATGTGGCCGCCATGCAGGCCATCGTCGACGATTTGCGCGACAAGGTAGAGCGCATCGCGGCCGGTGGCGGGGAAGCCGCTGCCGCCAAGCACCTGGCGCGCGGCAAACTGCTGCCGCGCGACCGCGTGCAGATGTTGCTCGATCCCGGCACGCCCTTCCTCGAGTTTTCCCAGATGGCGGCCTACGCCATGTACCAGGACGCCAATGGCGTCGATGCGGCGCCCGCCGCCGGCATCATCACCGGCATTGGCCGGGTCTCGGGCCAGGAATGCGTGATCGTCTGCAATGACGCCACCGTCAAGGGCGGCACCTATTACCCGATGACGGTGAAAAAACATCTGCGCGCCCAGGAAATCGCCGACCAGAACAACCTGCCCTGCATCTATCTGGTCGACTCGGGCGGCGCCAACCTGCCGAACCAGGACGACGTGTTCCCCGACCGCGACCATTTCGGCCGCATCTTCTACAACCAGGCCAACCTGTCGGCCAAGGGCATCCCGCAGATCGCCGTGGTGATGGGCTCTTGCACGGCCGGCGGCGCCTATGTGCCGGCCATGAGCGACGAATCGATCATCGTCAAGGAGCAGGGCACGATTTTCCTCGGCGGCCCGCCGCTGGTGAAAGCGGCCACCGGCGAAGTGGTGACGGCCGAAGACCTGGGCGGCGGCGACGTGCATACGCGCTTGTCCGGCGTGGTCGACCACCTGGCGCAGAACGATCTGCATGCGCTGTCGCTGGCGCGCACCATCGTCTCCAACCTGAACCGCAAGAAATCGCAGCAGATGGCGCTGCGCGAGTCGATCGAGCCGCACTATCCGCCGCAGGAACTGTATGGCGTGATTCCCGTCGATACGCGCAAGCCCTTCGATGTACGCGAAGTGATCGCCCGCATCGTCGACGCCAGCGCTTTTGACGAATTCAAGGCCCGCTACGGCACCACGCTGATCTGCGGTTTTGCGCATATCCATGGCATCCAGGTCGGCATCATCGCCAACAACGGCATCCTGTTTTCCGAGTCGGCGCTGAAGGGCACGCACTTCATCGAGCTGTGCTGCCAGCGCAAGATTCCGCTGGTGTTTTTGCAAAATATCACCGGCTTCATGGTCGGGCGCAAATACGAAAACGAGGGCATCGCCCGCAATGGCGCCAAGATGGTGACCGCCGTGGCGACCGCCGCCGTGCCGAAGTTCACGGTGATTATCGGCGGCAGTTTTGGCGCCGGCAATTACGGCATGTGCGGCCGCGCATTCTCGCCGCGCTTCCTGTGGATGTGGCCCAATGCGCGCATTTCCGTGATGGGCGGCGACCAGGCCGCGTCGGTGCTGGCAACCGTCAAGCGCGACGGCATCGAGGGCAAGGGCGGCGCCTGGAGCGCGGACGAGGAAGCGGCCTTCAAGCAGCCGATCAAGGATCAATACGAACACCAGGGCCACCCCTACTACGCCACCGCGCGCCTGTGGGACGATGGCGTGATCGACCCGGCCGACACCCGCATGGTGCTGGGCCTGGGCCTGTCGGCCGCGCTCAACGCAGAGATACCCGAGACGAAGTTCGGCGTATTCCGGATGTAA
- a CDS encoding enoyl-CoA hydratase/isomerase family protein, whose protein sequence is MEFETLKLVIEGNVATVTLNRPDVRNAFNETTIAELARAFEGLGRSDMVRAIVLAANGPAFCAGADLHWMKKMAGYTHAENQADALQLAQMLRTIYECPKPVVAKVQGDCYAGGMGLVAACDIILSAEDVQFCLSEVRLGLIPATISPYVIKAMGEQAARRYFISAERFSAHEALRIGFAHEVVAADALDAKTAEVLKALTGNSPHAVAQAKTLVREIAGQPVTDALLLDTAERIAQIRASEQGREGVQSFLDKRKPGWLMG, encoded by the coding sequence ATGGAATTTGAAACCCTGAAACTGGTCATCGAAGGCAATGTCGCCACCGTGACCCTGAACCGCCCCGACGTGCGCAACGCCTTCAACGAGACGACGATCGCCGAACTGGCGCGCGCCTTCGAGGGCCTGGGCCGCAGCGACATGGTGCGCGCCATCGTGCTGGCCGCGAATGGACCCGCGTTTTGCGCCGGCGCGGACCTGCACTGGATGAAGAAGATGGCCGGCTACACGCATGCCGAAAACCAGGCCGACGCGCTGCAGCTGGCGCAGATGCTGCGCACGATTTACGAGTGCCCGAAACCGGTGGTGGCCAAGGTCCAGGGCGACTGTTATGCCGGCGGCATGGGCCTGGTGGCCGCATGCGATATCATCCTGTCTGCGGAAGACGTGCAATTCTGCCTGAGCGAAGTGCGGCTGGGCTTGATCCCGGCCACCATTTCACCGTATGTCATCAAGGCCATGGGCGAACAGGCGGCGCGCCGCTACTTTATCTCCGCCGAGCGATTCTCCGCCCACGAAGCGCTGCGCATCGGCTTTGCCCACGAGGTAGTCGCTGCCGATGCGCTCGATGCGAAAACCGCCGAGGTGCTGAAAGCACTGACCGGCAACAGCCCGCACGCGGTGGCGCAAGCGAAAACGCTGGTGCGCGAGATCGCCGGCCAGCCGGTGACCGACGCGCTGCTGCTGGACACCGCCGAACGCATCGCGCAGATCCGCGCCTCGGAACAGGGGCGCGAAGGCGTGCAATCATTCCTGGACAAGCGCAAGCCGGGTTGGCTCATGGGCTAG
- the bioA gene encoding adenosylmethionine--8-amino-7-oxononanoate transaminase: MKSEKQSAWVERSLRSVWHPCTQMQHHESVPLIPVSHGRGAWLYDHDGRRYLDAISSWWVNLFGHANPRINAELKDQLDRLEHAMLAGFTHEPVIELSEKLSALTHGVLGHSFYASDGASAVEIALKMSFHAWRNSGKSDKQEFVCLKGSYHGETIGALAVTDVALFKDAYGPLLRATQTVMSPDFRQAGEGETAADVARRAAAEVESLFQQKADKIAAIIIEPLVQCATGMAMHDPLYLSLVRELCDRHQVHLILDEIAVGCGRTGTFFACEQAAIWPDFVCLSKGISGGYLPLSLVMTREEIYQAFYSTDVRRGFLHSHSYTGNPLACRAALATLAIFEEDDVLATNRMRADKITQALMPLAQHGKVKHFRQQGMIWAFDAVDATPDFSRRFFSTALEHELLMRPIGSTVYLMPPYILDDEQIAGLGTQMLAVFNHVMGA, encoded by the coding sequence TTGAAATCAGAAAAACAATCGGCATGGGTTGAGCGCAGCCTGCGCAGCGTGTGGCATCCGTGCACGCAGATGCAGCACCATGAAAGTGTGCCACTCATTCCCGTCAGCCATGGCCGCGGCGCCTGGCTGTACGACCACGACGGCCGGCGCTACCTGGACGCCATCAGCTCCTGGTGGGTGAACCTGTTCGGCCATGCCAACCCGCGCATCAACGCGGAACTGAAGGATCAATTGGACCGGCTGGAACACGCCATGCTGGCCGGTTTTACCCACGAGCCGGTGATCGAGCTGTCGGAAAAACTGTCGGCATTGACCCACGGCGTGCTCGGTCACAGCTTCTATGCGTCCGATGGCGCCTCGGCCGTGGAAATCGCGCTGAAAATGAGTTTTCATGCCTGGCGCAACAGCGGCAAGAGTGACAAGCAGGAATTCGTCTGTTTAAAAGGCAGCTACCACGGCGAGACCATCGGCGCGCTGGCCGTCACCGATGTGGCCCTGTTCAAGGATGCCTACGGCCCGCTGCTGCGCGCCACGCAGACGGTCATGTCGCCGGACTTCCGCCAGGCAGGCGAGGGCGAAACCGCCGCAGATGTGGCGCGCCGCGCGGCGGCCGAAGTGGAAAGCCTGTTCCAGCAAAAGGCCGACAAGATCGCCGCCATCATCATCGAACCGCTGGTGCAGTGCGCGACCGGCATGGCGATGCACGATCCGCTGTACCTGTCGCTGGTGCGTGAGTTGTGCGACCGCCATCAGGTACACCTGATCCTCGACGAAATCGCCGTCGGCTGCGGCCGTACCGGTACCTTCTTCGCCTGCGAACAGGCGGCCATCTGGCCCGATTTCGTGTGCCTGTCGAAAGGCATCAGCGGCGGTTATCTGCCCCTGTCGCTGGTAATGACGCGCGAAGAGATCTACCAGGCCTTCTACAGCACCGACGTGCGCCGCGGCTTTCTGCATTCGCATTCGTACACTGGCAATCCGCTGGCCTGCCGCGCCGCGCTGGCGACCCTGGCCATCTTCGAGGAAGACGATGTGCTGGCCACCAACCGCATGCGCGCCGACAAGATCACGCAGGCACTCATGCCGCTGGCCCAGCATGGCAAGGTAAAACACTTCCGGCAGCAGGGCATGATCTGGGCCTTCGATGCGGTGGACGCCACGCCTGATTTTTCACGCCGCTTTTTCAGCACCGCGCTCGAACATGAACTCCTGATGCGCCCGATCGGCTCCACCGTCTACCTGATGCCGCCGTATATCCTCGACGACGAACAGATCGCCGGCCTGGGCACGCAGATGCTGGCCGTGTTCAATCACGTGATGGGAGCGTGA
- the bioF gene encoding 8-amino-7-oxononanoate synthase has product MELITRLQQQLSTLEERSLIRRRRTVETPCAPRITVDGREMLAFCSNDYLGLASHPRIVDALKDGADRYGAGSGASHLISGHSRAHALLEERLAEFVGANLESPRALYFCTGYMANLAVLTGLAVGDKDTEIFSEALNHASLIDGTRLARVATRVYPHADLDALKALLAASQAATKIVVTDSVFSMDGDMAPLPALLALCEQYGAWLVVDDAHGFGALGDNGRGALEHFDLHSPNLVYVGTLGKSAGVGGAFVAAHEAVIETLIQKARPYIFTTAAPPAMAHALLASLDIIAGEEGRQRRAHLAALVAQWNAGLQLRHWQPLASSTAIQPVIIGENAAMMDIAASLYAQGLWVGAIRPPTVPLGTARLRVTLSAGHTEQEVALLINAVNNLERTRHES; this is encoded by the coding sequence ATGGAACTGATCACGCGACTGCAGCAGCAGTTAAGCACACTGGAAGAACGCAGCCTGATACGCCGGCGCCGCACGGTCGAGACCCCCTGCGCGCCGCGCATCACGGTCGATGGCCGCGAGATGCTGGCCTTTTGCAGCAATGATTACCTGGGCCTGGCCTCGCATCCGCGCATCGTGGATGCGCTCAAGGACGGCGCCGACCGGTATGGCGCCGGCAGCGGCGCGTCGCACCTGATCAGCGGCCACAGCCGTGCCCATGCGCTGCTGGAAGAGCGGCTGGCCGAGTTTGTCGGCGCCAACCTGGAAAGCCCTCGCGCGCTGTATTTCTGCACCGGCTATATGGCCAACCTGGCCGTGTTGACCGGCCTGGCGGTGGGCGACAAGGATACCGAGATTTTTTCCGAAGCGCTCAATCACGCTTCGCTGATCGACGGGACGCGCCTGGCGCGCGTGGCCACACGCGTCTATCCGCATGCCGATCTCGATGCGCTGAAGGCTTTGCTGGCCGCCAGCCAGGCGGCCACAAAAATCGTCGTCACCGACAGCGTCTTCAGCATGGACGGCGACATGGCGCCCTTGCCCGCGCTGCTGGCCCTGTGCGAGCAATACGGCGCCTGGCTGGTGGTCGACGATGCGCACGGCTTCGGCGCGCTGGGCGACAACGGCCGCGGCGCGCTCGAACATTTTGACCTGCATTCGCCCAACCTGGTGTATGTGGGCACGCTGGGCAAGTCGGCCGGCGTCGGCGGCGCTTTCGTGGCCGCGCATGAAGCCGTGATCGAAACGCTGATCCAGAAGGCGCGCCCGTATATCTTTACCACCGCCGCACCGCCCGCGATGGCCCATGCGCTGCTGGCCAGTCTGGACATCATCGCCGGCGAAGAAGGCCGGCAGCGCCGCGCGCACCTGGCCGCGCTGGTGGCACAATGGAATGCCGGCCTGCAATTGCGCCACTGGCAGCCGCTGGCGTCCAGCACCGCGATCCAGCCCGTGATCATCGGCGAGAATGCCGCAATGATGGACATCGCGGCCAGCCTGTATGCGCAGGGCCTGTGGGTGGGTGCGATCCGTCCACCGACCGTACCACTCGGCACGGCGCGCCTGCGCGTCACGCTGTCGGCCGGCCACACGGAGCAGGAAGTGGCACTCTTGATCAATGCAGTGAATAACCTGGAAAGGACGCGCCATGAGTCTTGA
- the bioD gene encoding dethiobiotin synthase, translating to MSLDDPIVIGTAEVNELEPVLETALEPAPVAASLPSRFACFVTGTDTEIGKTLTSSALLHALVQRGVRACGMKPVAAGAELRDGELHNEDADSLKAAGNVTLLRNLTTPYMFREPAAPHIAAALEGVTIESVPILAAYLEVAAASDAVVVEGVGGFRVPLSATFDTADLAQQLDLPVILVVGMRLGCINQALLTLEAIEARGLTVIGWVANTLEVEMRFIDENIDALIERIPAPLLGKVPRMAQASAAEAASYLDFTGLPNWPAQHPNN from the coding sequence ATGAGTCTTGATGATCCCATCGTCATCGGTACGGCCGAAGTCAATGAACTGGAACCGGTGCTGGAAACAGCCCTGGAACCGGCACCCGTGGCAGCCAGCCTGCCATCGCGCTTTGCCTGTTTTGTCACCGGCACCGACACGGAAATCGGCAAGACGCTGACGTCTTCGGCGCTGCTGCACGCGCTGGTGCAACGGGGCGTGCGCGCCTGCGGCATGAAGCCGGTGGCGGCCGGCGCGGAGCTGCGCGATGGCGAGCTGCATAATGAAGACGCCGACAGCTTGAAGGCGGCCGGCAACGTCACGCTGCTGCGCAATCTGACCACGCCCTACATGTTCAGGGAACCGGCCGCGCCGCATATCGCCGCCGCGCTCGAAGGCGTCACCATTGAATCGGTGCCGATCCTGGCCGCCTACCTGGAAGTGGCGGCCGCCTCGGATGCGGTGGTGGTCGAGGGCGTGGGCGGCTTTCGCGTGCCCTTGTCTGCCACTTTTGACACGGCCGACCTGGCGCAGCAGCTGGACCTGCCGGTGATCCTGGTGGTCGGCATGCGCCTCGGCTGCATCAACCAGGCCTTGCTGACGCTCGAAGCGATCGAAGCGCGCGGCTTGACCGTGATCGGCTGGGTCGCCAATACGCTCGAAGTGGAAATGCGCTTTATCGACGAAAATATCGATGCGCTGATCGAGCGCATCCCGGCGCCGCTGCTGGGCAAGGTGCCGCGCATGGCGCAGGCGAGCGCCGCGGAAGCGGCGTCGTATCTCGATTTTACCGGCCTGCCGAACTGGCCGGCGCAACACCCCAACAATTGA
- the bioB gene encoding biotin synthase BioB, translating to MSFIQEAAKTVELHRPTARITVPEAATWPVADVLALFDLPFNDLMFKAQQTHRVNFPDGDVELATLLSIKTGGCEEDCGYCPQAARYDTGVEAKKILDIDTVLDAARQAKANGATRFCMGAAWRGPKDRDMEKVEEMVSKVKALGLETCATLGMLEEGQADRLKNAGLDFYNHNLDTAPEFYDNVISTREYQDRLDTLGRVREAGLKVCCGGIVGMGETRLQRAGLIAQLANLNPYPESVPVNHLVQVEGTPLFGLEALDPFEFVRTIAVARITMPKARVRLSAGRRQMGEAVQAMCFLAGANSIFYGDKLLTTDNPEAEDDRTLLNKLGLQTRGAMLESVQKEKCGC from the coding sequence ATGTCATTCATCCAAGAAGCAGCAAAAACCGTCGAACTGCACCGCCCGACTGCGCGCATTACCGTGCCGGAAGCGGCCACCTGGCCCGTCGCCGACGTGCTGGCCCTGTTCGACCTGCCGTTCAACGACCTGATGTTCAAGGCCCAGCAAACCCACCGCGTCAACTTCCCGGACGGCGACGTGGAACTGGCGACCCTGTTGTCGATCAAGACCGGCGGCTGCGAGGAAGACTGCGGCTACTGCCCGCAGGCGGCCCGCTACGACACGGGCGTGGAAGCGAAAAAAATCCTCGATATCGACACCGTACTGGACGCCGCGCGCCAGGCCAAGGCCAATGGCGCCACGCGTTTTTGCATGGGCGCCGCCTGGCGCGGCCCGAAGGATCGCGACATGGAAAAGGTCGAGGAAATGGTCAGCAAGGTCAAGGCCCTGGGCCTGGAAACCTGCGCCACCCTGGGCATGCTGGAAGAAGGCCAGGCCGACCGCCTGAAAAACGCCGGCCTCGATTTCTACAACCATAACCTGGACACCGCGCCCGAGTTCTACGACAACGTGATCTCGACCCGCGAATACCAGGACCGCCTGGACACCCTGGGCCGCGTGCGCGAAGCGGGCCTGAAAGTATGCTGCGGCGGCATCGTCGGCATGGGCGAGACGCGCCTGCAGCGCGCCGGCCTGATCGCCCAGCTGGCCAACCTGAATCCGTATCCGGAATCGGTGCCCGTCAACCACCTGGTGCAGGTGGAAGGCACGCCGTTGTTTGGCCTGGAAGCGCTGGACCCGTTCGAATTCGTGCGCACCATCGCGGTGGCCCGCATCACCATGCCGAAAGCGCGCGTGCGCCTGTCGGCCGGCCGCCGCCAGATGGGCGAAGCCGTGCAAGCCATGTGCTTCCTGGCCGGCGCCAATTCGATCTTCTACGGCGACAAGCTGCTCACCACCGACAACCCGGAAGCGGAAGACGACCGCACGCTGCTCAATAAACTGGGCCTGCAGACGCGCGGTGCGATGCTCGAATCGGTGCAGAAAGAGAAGTGCGGCTGCTGA